The bacterium BMS3Abin14 genome contains the following window.
GATTACAGTGTTTAGTGGATACTGCCGATAACCCGATTCGGATCGAGGAGGCTCGTCGATCAAACCGCTTTTCTCGTAGAAACGGACAGTCTCCACCCCGATGCCGGACTGTCTGGATACCTTTCCTATGGTCATCGACTTCATCTTTTGCCCCTTCAATCCCTGTACAAGGACTACCCTTTCCAAATGCCGCATGGAAAGGTCACTAATACCCGACTTTGTCTCTAACCTACACCCTGTAGTATACTACAGAGTCAAGCCAATAATCAGGAATATGTAATATATTATGGATGTTGACATCATTAGTTATCTAATTTTTGCATACTATTTATTGAATACGCCTATTTTCCATGCTATCTTTGCCTTCAGGTCCTTTCCGCAAATATCCCCAATATCCCTGGTTGTTTATTGTAAGGAGGAACTCCATGAGAAGGCTTTTCCTGTTTATCCTGGCTTTTTCCCTGGGCCTTATCCCGGCTGCCGCCTCGGCCGGGTCTCAGTCTGGCACTGTCACCATGGAGTTTGACCTCACCTCCCACAACGCCGGGAAGGAAGCCGGGCTCTGGGTTCCCTATCCCGTGTCGGACGCCAACCAGTTGATCACGGATATAAGGATAACGGGCGACTTCGCCGAATCGGCCGTTTACACCGACCGTAAATACGGAACACCCATGCTCTACGCCCGCTGGAACGAAGGCGCTAAAAGCCGGAAGCTGAAATTCTCCTTCACGGTGGATCGTGAGGAAAGGCTCACCAGAGACCTGCCGTCAGCCGAGGCGCCGTGGGACCCGGCGGACTACGCCTTGTACCTGAGACCTACCCGGCTCGGCCCCACCGACGGAGAGATCAGGAAGCTGGCCGACAGCATAACAGCGGGGAGGACGGGCGTGAGAGACAAGGCCAGGGCAATATACGACTGGGTCAGCGGGAACATGTTCCGTGACCCGGATACCCGCGGGTGCGGGACAGGCGACGTGGACTCCCTGTTAAGCTCCCTGGGGGGCAAGTGCGCCGACATATCTTCCGTGTTCGTCGCCCTGACGCGCGCGGCCGGGGTTCCCTCCCGCGAGGTGTTCGGAATACGCCTCGGAAAGGGAGGCACAACGGACATCACCGGGTGGCAGCACTGCTGGGCGGAGTACTACCTGCCGGGATACGGCTGGGTCGTCGTGGACCCTGCCGACGTCCTGAAGATGATGCTGAAGGAAAAGCTGGATATCACGGACGCGAAAACTGCCGAGTACCGTGAATATTTCTGGGGCGGGGTCGATCCTTACAGGGTCAAGCTCGGGGAGGGCCGGGACATTACGCTCAACCCGCCGCAGAGCGGCGGGCCGGTGAACTACCTCATGTACCCCTATGCCGAGATCGGGGGAAAACCACTGGACTGGCTCGACCCGGATTTATTCAGGTACAGGATCACCTTTACAGGTTACTG
Protein-coding sequences here:
- a CDS encoding transglutaminase-like superfamily protein; the encoded protein is MRRLFLFILAFSLGLIPAAASAGSQSGTVTMEFDLTSHNAGKEAGLWVPYPVSDANQLITDIRITGDFAESAVYTDRKYGTPMLYARWNEGAKSRKLKFSFTVDREERLTRDLPSAEAPWDPADYALYLRPTRLGPTDGEIRKLADSITAGRTGVRDKARAIYDWVSGNMFRDPDTRGCGTGDVDSLLSSLGGKCADISSVFVALTRAAGVPSREVFGIRLGKGGTTDITGWQHCWAEYYLPGYGWVVVDPADVLKMMLKEKLDITDAKTAEYREYFWGGVDPYRVKLGEGRDITLNPPQSGGPVNYLMYPYAEIGGKPLDWLDPDLFRYRITFTGY